A stretch of Aureispira sp. CCB-E DNA encodes these proteins:
- a CDS encoding bifunctional ADP-heptose synthase, with amino-acid sequence MADKLLWKTCFDDLKILIIGDVILDHYLIGKVDRISPEAPVPVVVHQTEEYRLGGAANVALNIQSMGATPYLLSVIGTDQHGEQLIKLLENTALDTALITKDRAKTTSCKTRVLARNQQLLRYDRETTAWIGKDLETKLINKVVALLEKETIHAIVFQDYNKGLLTDNFIFQILKIAKKQHIKTLADPKKANFLAYLGVDWFKPNLREINEGLNLTISEHNPELPELREAAQTIKKHLKNTHTLITLGAKGMYYHTPKEDGLLPTEERQVADVCGAGDTVISVLSLGVAANLEIKQAVTLANIAGGQVCEKVGVVPVDKAALLSEYEELINKM; translated from the coding sequence ATGGCAGACAAACTACTTTGGAAGACGTGTTTTGATGATCTGAAAATTTTAATTATTGGAGATGTGATTCTCGATCATTATTTGATAGGAAAAGTAGATCGTATTTCACCTGAAGCACCTGTCCCAGTTGTTGTCCATCAGACGGAAGAGTACAGACTAGGCGGGGCCGCAAATGTTGCTTTAAATATCCAATCAATGGGAGCAACTCCTTATCTATTATCTGTTATTGGAACAGATCAGCATGGTGAACAACTGATCAAGTTGTTAGAAAATACCGCTTTAGATACCGCTTTAATAACAAAAGATAGGGCAAAAACAACCAGCTGTAAAACAAGAGTTTTAGCAAGAAATCAACAATTACTTCGATACGATCGAGAAACGACCGCTTGGATTGGGAAAGATCTGGAAACTAAACTTATTAATAAGGTAGTCGCCCTTTTGGAGAAAGAAACGATACATGCCATTGTTTTTCAAGATTATAATAAAGGCTTATTGACGGACAATTTTATCTTTCAAATACTCAAAATAGCAAAAAAACAACATATAAAAACCTTAGCAGACCCCAAAAAGGCAAATTTTTTAGCTTATTTGGGAGTGGATTGGTTTAAACCTAATTTGAGAGAGATTAACGAAGGTTTGAATTTGACGATATCAGAACACAATCCAGAATTACCTGAACTTAGGGAAGCTGCTCAAACAATCAAAAAGCATTTAAAAAATACACATACATTAATAACACTAGGAGCAAAAGGTATGTATTATCACACTCCTAAAGAAGATGGTTTGTTGCCAACAGAAGAGCGACAAGTAGCTGATGTTTGCGGGGCTGGAGATACTGTAATTAGTGTTTTGTCGTTAGGGGTAGCTGCTAACTTGGAGATAAAACAAGCTGTAACGTTGGCAAATATTGCAGGAGGGCAGGTTTGCGAAAAGGTAGGAGTGGTTCCTGTTGATAAAGCAGCTTTGTTAAGTGAATATGAAGAATTGATTAATAAAATGTAA
- a CDS encoding LexA family transcriptional regulator translates to MNSVVTQRFINCHNKLKKDQRIRSSRQFALSLDYLPQSLSEILKNRRDVTIELLRKAIEKYKVNPVYLFTGEGPMFMKEEAHKDFRVLTIVTDPQNDERIVHVPMPAQAGYASDLGDPTFVQNLPSYSLPDYKYKVGTHRSFDVAGDSMEPTLYEGDKVICSYLEPTLWETSVKKNYVYVIVTHGDVLVKRVHNKIKADKALTLFSDNAYYEPFDVKLSEIKEIWYVRAKISPFLPSPQNIKNILREEVGDLKDTMMQQSTIIENLYKTIEELASIKKK, encoded by the coding sequence ATGAATAGTGTTGTAACACAGCGTTTTATAAATTGTCACAATAAGTTAAAGAAAGACCAAAGAATACGTTCTAGTCGTCAATTTGCACTGTCTTTAGATTATTTGCCTCAAAGTTTGAGCGAAATTCTTAAAAATCGAAGAGATGTGACAATAGAGTTGCTTCGAAAGGCTATAGAGAAATATAAAGTCAATCCTGTTTATTTGTTTACAGGAGAAGGACCTATGTTTATGAAAGAAGAAGCTCACAAAGATTTTCGCGTGTTGACTATCGTAACAGATCCACAGAATGACGAACGAATTGTGCATGTTCCTATGCCTGCACAGGCAGGGTATGCCTCCGATCTAGGTGATCCAACTTTTGTACAGAATTTGCCCTCTTATTCCTTACCAGATTACAAGTATAAGGTAGGTACTCATCGATCTTTTGATGTAGCAGGAGATAGTATGGAGCCAACACTTTATGAAGGAGATAAGGTTATATGTAGCTATTTGGAGCCGACTCTTTGGGAAACATCAGTTAAGAAAAATTATGTGTATGTTATTGTGACACATGGTGATGTTTTGGTTAAAAGAGTCCACAATAAAATTAAAGCTGATAAAGCATTGACACTATTTTCTGACAATGCTTATTATGAACCCTTCGATGTCAAATTAAGCGAAATTAAAGAAATATGGTATGTCAGAGCTAAAATAAGCCCTTTCTTACCTTCTCCTCAGAATATTAAAAATATTCTAAGAGAAGAAGTCGGTGATTTAAAAGATACCATGATGCAGCAATCTACAATTATAGAAAATCTTTACAAAACTATAGAAGAATTAGCCTCGATTAAAAAGAAATAA
- a CDS encoding bifunctional 3-deoxy-7-phosphoheptulonate synthase/chorismate mutase type II: MNIINIKDWKLGIQLSKEKPFLISGPCSAETETQVLQTCTQIANLGVDVLRAGIWKPRTRPGSFEGIGKKALPWLVEAGKQTNLPVCCEVANANHVEEALKHGIDILWLGARTTVNPFAVQAIADALQGVDIPIMIKNPVNPDLELWIGAIERIAQAGIQKIAAIHRGFSVYNAPKYRNQPQWEIPIELRRRIANLEIICDPSHIAGKRDLLFEIAQHALDLNFDGLMLESHITPDTAWSDAQQQVTPEGLQTLMKQLITRQLDTDNLDYLNKINHFRTLIDNLDTQTLHLLSQRMEIVRQIGLHKKESNIAILQIERWLNVRNSALEKAASSSLSESFVEDIINTIHKESIRQQTTIMRKD; this comes from the coding sequence ATGAATATAATCAACATAAAAGACTGGAAATTAGGAATTCAATTATCCAAAGAAAAACCTTTTCTAATCTCTGGTCCTTGTTCAGCAGAAACAGAAACACAAGTATTGCAAACCTGTACTCAGATTGCCAATTTAGGAGTAGATGTTTTACGTGCTGGAATCTGGAAACCAAGAACTAGACCTGGTTCCTTTGAAGGAATTGGAAAAAAAGCGTTGCCTTGGCTTGTAGAAGCGGGAAAACAAACCAACTTACCAGTTTGTTGTGAAGTTGCCAATGCAAACCATGTCGAAGAAGCCTTAAAACATGGCATTGATATCTTATGGCTTGGTGCTCGTACTACGGTCAATCCATTTGCTGTTCAAGCAATTGCGGATGCTCTACAAGGTGTAGACATTCCAATTATGATTAAAAATCCCGTCAATCCAGATTTAGAACTTTGGATTGGTGCCATTGAGCGCATTGCACAAGCTGGCATTCAGAAAATTGCTGCCATTCATAGAGGTTTCTCAGTTTATAATGCTCCTAAATATAGAAATCAACCACAGTGGGAAATTCCTATTGAGTTGCGCAGAAGGATAGCTAACTTAGAAATTATTTGCGACCCGAGTCATATTGCTGGCAAGAGGGACTTATTATTTGAAATTGCTCAACACGCCCTTGATTTAAATTTTGATGGGTTGATGCTGGAAAGTCACATTACTCCAGACACCGCTTGGAGTGATGCACAACAACAAGTCACTCCAGAAGGATTGCAAACTTTAATGAAACAACTCATCACTAGGCAGCTAGACACGGACAACCTAGATTATTTAAACAAAATAAACCATTTTAGGACTTTAATTGACAATCTGGATACACAAACGCTGCATTTGTTATCTCAACGCATGGAAATTGTCCGACAAATTGGGTTACACAAAAAAGAAAGCAATATTGCGATATTACAAATCGAACGGTGGCTCAATGTGCGCAATAGCGCCTTAGAAAAAGCTGCTTCCTCTAGCTTATCCGAATCTTTTGTTGAGGATATTATTAATACGATTCATAAAGAATCTATTCGTCAACAAACAACCATCATGCGTAAAGACTAA
- a CDS encoding MBL fold metallo-hydrolase, with protein MNVKFCGAAQDVTGSCHLLTLKNGHKILLDCGLYQGNEADMHSFNEQWSYFNPKEIDFLILSHAHIDHIGRVPKLVKDGFKGQILCTHATRSLASIMLMDAGKIQENEADENNPPLFTCEDAKIALYFFTGLSYERWHFVEVGLEVFFRDAGHILGSASVTLKIEEEGAAPVLFGFTGDIGRNERPILKDPIPMPEVDYLICESTYGGKVHQNLTADLNDLLYVVRETCVLNEGKLLIPAFSVGRTQSLIYMLDQLETAGKLPEIPVYIDSPLAINAVDIFRTHPECYDEQLHDYLMEDPNPFGFSGLNYVKRGGLANRLAESEEPCIIISSSGMMTSGRVRRHLFHLVEDSKNTVLMVGYCSPNTLGGKLLRGDSTVYLYGERKNVRINVKRLVSFSAHADQVELFNFLQNQRSLKKLFLVHGEYKVQAEFKQYLEERGFNNIEIPSLGENYDLE; from the coding sequence ATGAACGTAAAATTCTGTGGTGCTGCTCAAGACGTAACAGGTAGTTGTCATTTGTTGACTTTAAAAAATGGACATAAAATCCTTCTAGATTGCGGTTTGTATCAAGGAAATGAAGCGGATATGCATAGTTTCAACGAGCAGTGGTCCTATTTCAACCCCAAAGAAATTGATTTTCTTATTCTGTCACATGCGCATATTGATCATATTGGACGAGTACCTAAGTTGGTAAAAGATGGTTTTAAAGGGCAGATTCTTTGTACGCACGCTACACGAAGTTTGGCTTCTATTATGTTGATGGATGCAGGCAAAATTCAAGAAAACGAGGCAGATGAGAATAATCCTCCGTTGTTTACTTGTGAAGATGCCAAAATAGCACTTTATTTCTTTACAGGTTTAAGTTACGAACGTTGGCATTTTGTCGAAGTAGGATTAGAGGTATTTTTCAGAGATGCGGGGCATATTTTGGGCTCGGCAAGTGTCACTCTAAAGATAGAAGAAGAAGGTGCTGCGCCAGTTTTATTTGGATTTACAGGTGATATTGGTAGAAATGAACGCCCCATTTTAAAAGATCCTATTCCTATGCCAGAGGTAGATTATCTGATTTGCGAATCTACTTATGGAGGGAAGGTGCACCAGAATCTTACTGCAGACTTAAATGACTTATTGTATGTTGTTAGGGAGACTTGTGTTTTAAATGAAGGGAAATTGCTAATCCCTGCGTTTAGTGTAGGAAGAACACAAAGTCTTATTTATATGTTGGATCAATTAGAAACTGCTGGGAAGTTGCCTGAAATTCCTGTGTATATAGATAGCCCCCTGGCTATTAATGCTGTTGATATATTCAGAACCCATCCTGAATGTTATGATGAACAGCTGCACGATTATTTGATGGAAGATCCTAATCCTTTTGGCTTTTCGGGCTTGAATTATGTAAAACGTGGTGGTTTGGCAAACCGTCTTGCAGAATCGGAGGAGCCTTGTATTATTATTAGTTCTTCTGGAATGATGACTTCTGGGCGGGTACGACGTCATTTGTTTCATTTGGTAGAAGATTCTAAGAACACCGTTTTGATGGTCGGTTATTGTTCTCCTAATACGTTAGGAGGAAAGTTGCTAAGAGGGGATTCAACCGTTTATCTATATGGAGAGCGTAAAAATGTACGTATCAATGTAAAGCGTTTGGTTTCATTTTCTGCTCATGCTGATCAAGTTGAGCTTTTTAACTTTTTGCAAAACCAAAGGAGCTTAAAAAAACTGTTTTTAGTACATGGAGAATACAAGGTGCAAGCGGAATTTAAGCAATATTTGGAAGAACGAGGATTTAATAATATTGAGATTCCAAGTTTGGGAGAAAATTATGATTTGGAGTAA
- a CDS encoding T9SS type A sorting domain-containing protein yields the protein MEIAYTKKAYQLLLALFILLFVQEAFAQPKWIRATYRDDPSTTIALGWSGIVGTVYYDTTDHGTNYAAYALTKTVDRSTSHKGNNHYFVRLTNLQPGTVYYFVIQHGSSSVSARYSFRTISDDPNQPISFISGGDSRQRVNIFGVGDPACWGNGCRETRQDLNRIVGKIRPDFVAFTGDYIRNYDVFPFDSDDDWEEWMNDWDLANGPDGRITPIIHALGNHEDAVDLDRLFDVSNTDIYYATNFGGNLFRLYTLNSEPSDACTDVIQKNWLVNDLQQNSMPSNTPYWKIVQYHQPMVPHANYSARTDLINCWASEFATYGVRLACESHTHVLKTTYPLKYDATASSSYHNLVRDDSIGAVFLGDGSWGAPPRTAYAPIPNVTQDVEQISGFFFVNINKQRIQIKTVVPFPDSMANVPQLLDDDQGTLLPTGVPLWRPANGSECIIIPNYNPLLLATNKVLDVPRAPAAVVAPNPAQDYVTVRFKEVLTEAVTIEIYDARGKRCQSHTNVKDQNFKVDVSNLCSGVNFINIVTDKDVESHKVVIVK from the coding sequence ATGGAGATAGCATACACTAAAAAAGCATACCAACTTTTGTTGGCTTTATTTATACTTCTTTTTGTTCAAGAAGCATTTGCGCAACCGAAATGGATTCGAGCGACCTATCGAGACGATCCATCTACAACGATTGCTTTGGGTTGGTCAGGAATAGTAGGAACTGTTTATTATGATACAACGGATCATGGTACCAACTATGCCGCTTACGCTTTAACAAAGACAGTTGATCGAAGTACAAGCCACAAAGGAAATAATCATTACTTTGTTCGTTTGACGAATTTACAACCAGGAACCGTTTATTATTTTGTTATTCAGCATGGAAGTTCTTCCGTTTCTGCAAGATATTCTTTCCGTACAATTTCGGATGATCCAAATCAACCTATTTCTTTTATTTCAGGTGGTGATTCTCGGCAACGAGTAAATATTTTTGGGGTAGGCGATCCTGCCTGTTGGGGAAATGGTTGTCGTGAAACTCGACAAGATCTGAACCGAATCGTTGGAAAAATACGCCCTGATTTTGTAGCGTTTACAGGTGATTATATTCGAAATTATGATGTCTTTCCCTTTGATAGTGATGATGATTGGGAAGAGTGGATGAACGACTGGGATTTGGCAAATGGTCCCGATGGACGTATCACACCAATTATTCATGCTTTGGGAAATCACGAAGATGCTGTAGATTTGGATAGATTATTTGATGTTTCTAATACAGATATTTATTATGCAACTAATTTTGGAGGCAATTTATTTCGTTTGTACACCTTAAATTCAGAGCCTTCTGATGCGTGCACAGATGTTATTCAAAAAAATTGGTTGGTGAATGACTTGCAGCAAAATAGCATGCCTTCTAACACTCCTTATTGGAAGATTGTGCAGTACCACCAACCAATGGTACCACATGCTAACTATTCGGCTCGTACAGACTTAATTAACTGTTGGGCTTCGGAATTTGCTACTTATGGCGTACGTTTGGCTTGTGAATCGCATACGCACGTACTCAAGACGACTTATCCACTTAAGTATGATGCAACAGCGAGTAGTAGTTATCATAATTTAGTGAGAGACGATAGCATTGGAGCTGTCTTTTTAGGAGATGGATCTTGGGGAGCACCTCCAAGAACGGCTTATGCGCCAATTCCCAATGTAACACAGGACGTAGAGCAAATTAGTGGTTTCTTTTTTGTAAATATTAATAAGCAACGTATTCAAATCAAAACCGTAGTTCCTTTTCCTGATAGTATGGCAAATGTGCCTCAATTGTTGGATGATGATCAAGGAACATTATTACCAACAGGCGTTCCTTTGTGGCGTCCAGCAAATGGTTCGGAATGCATTATTATACCCAATTATAATCCTTTGTTGTTGGCAACTAATAAAGTTTTGGATGTACCAAGAGCACCTGCAGCAGTTGTAGCCCCTAATCCAGCACAAGATTATGTGACTGTTCGCTTTAAAGAAGTGTTGACGGAAGCTGTAACGATTGAAATTTATGATGCTAGAGGAAAACGCTGCCAATCACACACCAATGTAAAGGATCAAAATTTTAAAGTGGATGTTTCTAATTTGTGTTCAGGAGTTAATTTTATTAATATTGTGACAGACAAAGATGTAGAATCACATAAAGTCGTTATTGTGAAATAA
- a CDS encoding T9SS type A sorting domain-containing protein, with translation MRFCALAFAVFFMGTTADAQTKIWGVGSATGVADAEFSNPFTNATSFTAGDNPTTWTALSVNENGGAVTPGNAYWTRDLTGYSSGAFWGGTTPISSPSQPNGVAMFDSDFLDNGGSGVQGTGTSPAAHRGELISPRIDLTGYTDSALTIQFYTLYRNFQMTELSIAVSVDDGQTWAATEDFRSAVPDLTQDFARVLFTNATAGVANLSQCRIRFTFDGNYYFAIVDDVTIETAPVYDIALGGAEAGSNLLIGSGDNVKVGGNPYNALNNIVHANDIREWFWGSKAINVGYKDIVPSDSAAIHINIDFTDAVTGATTQGIYTDVMYYDSLPGGNVSGETQIDYLDDINFINTYGAGAYRVTYWVDHKNADGNAANDTARHTFTITDDAAPLRNYISKARLSANDGAVFSSRSIFPGGGPFSSWEYGSVYFFPRGESDTITIDSVSFRYRLTNNFSGAASQTLFCNVYEMDPSTGTLNDGALLTQIGIGTISLTGLGTTVAAGDYGLTTVTNFVNATGSGAMPGLKDNGFYYVSILTNPSLTTGPATFDSDDVPWLGADENNFYMNAAMTRVDSVNNPSPLKVVDAAGTTDWFWTGFGADIVPSIGLFLGVKPVNPVSVSTVYAAEGATFSVFPNPATDVLNFNFEAEEATDVMYILTDIAGRVLNVTQSLNVTKETQSIDISELPAGVYMLTAKAGNKNWTEKVVVD, from the coding sequence ATGCGTTTTTGTGCATTAGCATTTGCTGTTTTCTTTATGGGAACAACTGCTGACGCACAAACTAAAATTTGGGGCGTAGGTTCTGCAACCGGTGTTGCAGATGCTGAGTTCAGTAATCCGTTCACGAACGCGACTTCGTTTACAGCGGGAGACAATCCAACAACTTGGACTGCTCTAAGTGTAAATGAAAATGGTGGAGCTGTTACTCCTGGTAATGCTTACTGGACAAGAGATCTTACTGGATACTCTTCAGGAGCATTCTGGGGTGGAACTACTCCTATTAGCTCACCATCTCAACCTAATGGTGTAGCAATGTTTGATTCAGACTTTTTGGACAATGGAGGTTCTGGAGTACAAGGTACAGGAACTTCTCCTGCTGCTCATAGAGGTGAGTTAATTTCTCCAAGAATTGACCTTACTGGTTATACCGATTCTGCGTTGACAATCCAATTTTACACTTTGTATAGAAACTTCCAAATGACTGAATTGTCTATTGCTGTTTCTGTAGATGATGGTCAAACTTGGGCTGCAACAGAAGATTTTAGATCAGCAGTTCCAGATTTAACACAAGATTTTGCTCGTGTTTTATTTACAAACGCAACAGCAGGTGTTGCTAACTTGTCTCAATGTCGTATTCGTTTCACTTTTGATGGCAATTACTACTTTGCAATCGTTGATGACGTTACAATTGAAACAGCACCAGTTTATGATATTGCTCTAGGTGGTGCTGAGGCAGGAAGTAACTTATTGATTGGTAGCGGTGACAATGTAAAAGTTGGTGGAAACCCATACAACGCATTGAACAACATCGTTCATGCCAATGACATCAGAGAATGGTTCTGGGGATCTAAAGCAATCAACGTAGGATACAAAGACATCGTTCCTAGTGATTCTGCTGCTATTCACATCAATATTGATTTTACAGATGCTGTTACAGGAGCAACTACTCAAGGTATTTACACAGATGTAATGTACTATGATTCTTTACCTGGTGGTAATGTAAGTGGAGAAACTCAAATTGACTATTTGGATGACATCAACTTCATCAACACATATGGTGCAGGTGCTTACCGTGTTACTTATTGGGTGGATCACAAAAATGCAGACGGAAATGCTGCTAATGACACTGCTAGACATACGTTTACAATTACAGACGATGCTGCTCCTTTGAGAAACTATATTTCTAAAGCTAGATTATCAGCTAACGATGGTGCTGTATTCTCTTCTAGATCTATTTTCCCAGGTGGTGGTCCTTTCTCTTCTTGGGAGTACGGTTCTGTATATTTCTTCCCTAGAGGTGAAAGTGATACAATTACAATTGATTCTGTTTCTTTCCGTTACCGCTTAACAAATAATTTCTCTGGAGCTGCCAGCCAAACATTATTCTGTAATGTATATGAGATGGATCCTTCTACAGGAACATTGAATGATGGTGCTTTGTTGACTCAAATTGGTATTGGAACAATTTCATTGACAGGTTTGGGTACTACTGTAGCAGCTGGTGATTATGGTTTAACTACAGTTACTAACTTTGTTAATGCAACAGGTTCTGGAGCAATGCCAGGATTGAAAGACAATGGTTTCTACTATGTTTCTATCTTGACAAATCCAAGTTTGACAACAGGTCCAGCTACATTTGATAGTGACGATGTGCCATGGTTGGGTGCTGATGAGAATAACTTCTACATGAATGCAGCTATGACTCGTGTAGATTCTGTTAACAACCCTTCTCCATTGAAGGTTGTTGATGCTGCTGGTACAACAGATTGGTTCTGGACTGGTTTTGGAGCAGATATCGTTCCTTCTATCGGATTGTTCTTGGGAGTTAAGCCTGTGAATCCTGTTTCTGTATCTACTGTATATGCTGCTGAAGGTGCTACATTTAGTGTATTCCCTAACCCAGCTACAGATGTATTAAACTTTAACTTTGAAGCAGAAGAAGCTACAGATGTTATGTATATTTTAACGGATATTGCTGGTCGCGTATTAAACGTTACTCAAAGTTTAAATGTTACTAAAGAAACACAAAGCATTGATATTTCTGAATTGCCTGCAGGTGTTTATATGCTTACAGCTAAAGCTGGAAATAAAAACTGGACTGAAAAAGTAGTAGTAGACTAA
- a CDS encoding glycosyltransferase family 4 protein: protein MKKVLFMGLHRPDRSPSQRYRFEQFQPYLEKQGFEFEYFYLIRAQDDQKFYGAGNYIAKIGILIRSILKLWFKSFQAKKYDFVFVQREAFMLGTVFFEKRFAKKTKMLFDFDDSIWLQNVSEGNKKLSFLKDAAKTQKLIAISDMVFAGNSFLADYAKQFNPNTKLVPTVVDSDNYKRATAASKEKICIGWSGSFSTIPYFEYALPALKKIKEKYGDKVYFKVIGDANYYNKDLDIHGVAWSSNSEVFELSEIDIGIMPLPNDEWTKGKCALKGLLYMSLEQAAILSDVGVNSEVIEDGVNGFLVSTTEDWVEKLSLLIDNPQLRQEIGRKGRQTVLNHYSVLSERDNYVQYFNELLAL, encoded by the coding sequence ATGAAAAAAGTACTATTTATGGGACTACATCGTCCCGACCGTTCTCCTTCTCAACGTTACCGCTTTGAGCAATTTCAACCCTATTTAGAAAAGCAGGGATTTGAATTTGAATATTTTTATTTGATTCGTGCCCAAGACGACCAAAAGTTTTATGGTGCAGGCAATTACATCGCCAAGATCGGCATTTTAATTCGCAGCATTTTAAAATTGTGGTTCAAATCTTTTCAGGCAAAAAAATACGACTTTGTTTTTGTGCAACGAGAAGCATTTATGTTGGGAACTGTTTTTTTTGAAAAGCGTTTTGCAAAAAAAACAAAGATGTTGTTTGATTTTGATGACTCTATTTGGTTGCAAAATGTCTCTGAAGGCAACAAAAAGCTTAGTTTTTTAAAAGATGCTGCTAAAACTCAAAAGTTAATCGCTATTTCAGATATGGTTTTTGCAGGCAATTCTTTTCTAGCAGACTATGCCAAACAATTTAACCCCAACACCAAACTAGTTCCAACAGTAGTTGATAGTGATAACTACAAGCGAGCAACAGCTGCCTCTAAGGAAAAAATCTGTATTGGTTGGAGTGGAAGTTTTTCGACCATTCCTTATTTTGAATATGCCTTGCCTGCTCTAAAAAAGATTAAGGAAAAGTATGGGGATAAAGTTTACTTTAAAGTTATTGGGGATGCTAACTACTACAATAAAGACCTTGATATACATGGAGTTGCTTGGTCTAGCAATAGTGAAGTATTTGAATTGTCTGAAATAGATATCGGAATTATGCCGTTGCCTAATGATGAGTGGACAAAAGGTAAATGTGCCCTCAAAGGTCTCTTATATATGTCTTTGGAGCAAGCCGCTATATTATCGGATGTTGGTGTCAACAGTGAGGTTATTGAAGATGGAGTCAATGGCTTTCTTGTTTCTACGACAGAAGATTGGGTAGAAAAACTTTCTTTACTTATTGACAATCCTCAATTGCGCCAAGAAATAGGCAGAAAAGGTCGCCAAACAGTCTTAAATCACTATTCTGTTTTATCAGAACGAGATAATTATGTCCAATATTTTAATGAATTGTTGGCTTTATAA
- a CDS encoding sulfurtransferase: protein MNQTIVSIDWLFQHIGDPNLVILDASLKQNQANLKTNFSNLKIKGARFFDLKNIFSCQDSDLPNMVLSPQYFALECQKLGINQDSTIVVYDNLGIYSSPRVWWMFQLMGHTNIAVLDGGLPAWVSALYPTEIYSADSTTYKLGNFITNYNAGWLVNQSQLTQHLSDTTAIIIDARKKARFWGKAPEPRPNLRSGHIQGSINIPFTKVLHSGFFKEKEALLTLAQSSNLGKKRLIFSCGSGTTACILLLAFQTVLKNPMALYDGSWSEWGIKN from the coding sequence ATGAATCAGACTATCGTATCTATTGATTGGCTTTTTCAGCACATAGGCGATCCCAACCTAGTAATTTTAGATGCCAGTCTAAAGCAAAACCAAGCAAATTTGAAAACGAATTTTTCCAATCTAAAGATAAAGGGAGCTCGTTTTTTTGATTTAAAAAATATATTTTCATGTCAAGATTCCGATTTACCAAACATGGTCTTGTCTCCCCAATATTTTGCTTTAGAATGTCAAAAATTAGGCATTAACCAAGATAGCACTATTGTTGTTTATGATAATTTGGGCATTTACTCAAGTCCTAGAGTTTGGTGGATGTTTCAACTTATGGGGCATACCAATATCGCTGTTTTAGATGGAGGACTTCCTGCTTGGGTATCCGCCCTATACCCTACAGAAATTTATTCAGCAGATTCGACCACATATAAACTAGGAAATTTCATAACAAACTATAACGCAGGGTGGTTGGTGAATCAATCGCAGCTTACACAACACTTATCCGACACAACAGCCATAATCATTGATGCCCGAAAGAAAGCTCGTTTTTGGGGCAAGGCTCCAGAACCTAGACCGAATTTACGTTCTGGTCATATTCAAGGTTCGATCAATATTCCCTTTACAAAAGTTTTGCACAGTGGTTTTTTCAAAGAAAAAGAAGCTTTATTAACACTTGCACAGTCTTCAAATTTAGGTAAAAAACGACTTATATTTAGTTGTGGGTCTGGCACTACTGCTTGTATTCTTTTACTAGCATTCCAAACTGTTCTAAAAAATCCTATGGCACTTTATGATGGTTCATGGTCCGAATGGGGAATTAAAAATTGA